The nucleotide sequence GCTACACGAAGCGATCGATCCCCGCACTCCGTTTCTTGAAAGGGTCAAATTCATTGCGATTTACAGCTCTAACCTGGACGAATTTTTTATGGTGCGGGTGTCAGGCTTGATGGAGCAAGTCAGTGCTGGGGTCAAAACTAAAACGGCCGATGGGTTAGGGCCAGCCGCCGTGATGGATGCCATTCGCGCCCATCTGCGACCGCAGTTGCAAAAGCAGCATCATTTTTTTCAACAGGAGTTGCGGCCTCAGCTACAAGCCCACAACGTCTACTTACTTGACTACAGCGAATTTAATTCTGCCCAGCAGGCCTATCTCAAAGAATATTTTGAGCGGCAGATTTTTCCGGTGTTGACGCCTCTGAGCGTTGATCCGGCCCATCCGTTTCCCCGACTGTCGAACCTGAGCCTGAATCTGGCCGTCGCGGTGACCAATCCCGAAACCAAGATTCAGAAGTTTGCGCGGGTAAAGGTGCCGAATAATTTGCCGCGCTTCATTGGGTTGCCGCCAGAGTTAGTTGATGAGGAGACCGTGTGGGCTGGCACCACGCTGGAGGAAATCATTGCCCATCATCTGACTTACCTGTTTCCTGGTATGGAGATTTCGGGCCACTACTTATTTCGGATTACGCGGGATGCGGATTTTCCGGTACGGGAAGACGAGTCGGATGATTTGCTAGTGGCCATGGAGGAAGAAATTAGCAAGCGACGACTCGAAGGCTTTGTCTGTCGCCTCGAAATTGAGTCAGCGATGCCGACAGATCTGCGAGAAGGGCTCATGCAGGAATTGCAGGTCGCCGAAGAAGATATTTACGAACTGGACGGGGTGCTGGATCTCAAGGATCTGTTCTTTTTCTTGTCGATGCCGTTGCCACAGCTCAAAGATCAGCCCTGGTCAGCGGTGACGCCACCCCGATTGAAAAGTGTAGAGCGCGGTGAAGAGAGCATTTTTAGCGCGATCCGCAAGCGCGATGTCTTGGTTCATCATCCCTATGAGTCGTTTTCGGCTTCGGTGCAGGCGTTTGTGGAGAAGGCGGCACTAGATCCGCATGTGTTGACTATCAAAATGACGCTTTATCGCACGTCGGGAGATTCACCGATTGTGCGATCGCTGATTGCGGCAGCAGAAAATGGCAAACAAGTGGTGGCCCTGGTAGAAATCAAGGCTCGCTTTGACGAAAAGAACAACATCATCTGGGCGCGCAAGTTAGAAGATGCAGGCGTGCACGTGGTGTATGGCGTGGTGGGCTTGAAAACTCACACCAAAACGACGTTGGTAGTGCGGCAAGAGGGCGATCGCATTCGCCGCTACGTCCACATTGGTACCGGCAACTACAACCCCAAAACCTCGAAGCTGTACACCGATTTGGGCATTCTCAGCGCGCGGGATGATCTGGGTGCGGATTTGACCGATGTGTTCAACTTTTTGACGGGCTATTCGCGCCAGACCAATTATCGGCGGCTGCTGGTGGCGCCCTTGACCTTGCGCCAGGGCATGTTGCAGCTGATCGAGCGAGAAGTGGCTCATGTGAAAGCGGGGGAACCGGGGCGGATTATCGCCAAAATGAATTCTCTAGTCGATGCGGAGATGATTCGAGCGCTGTATCGAGCATCGCAGGCGGGTGTAGAAATTGATTTAATTGTGCGGGGTATCTGCTGTTTGCGGCCCGGGGTACCAGGGGTTAGCGATCGCATTCGCGTGATCAGCGTGA is from Leptolyngbya iicbica LK and encodes:
- the ppk1 gene encoding polyphosphate kinase 1 → MAQATKSKSSVDLSDPQYYFNRELSWLAFNDRVLHEAIDPRTPFLERVKFIAIYSSNLDEFFMVRVSGLMEQVSAGVKTKTADGLGPAAVMDAIRAHLRPQLQKQHHFFQQELRPQLQAHNVYLLDYSEFNSAQQAYLKEYFERQIFPVLTPLSVDPAHPFPRLSNLSLNLAVAVTNPETKIQKFARVKVPNNLPRFIGLPPELVDEETVWAGTTLEEIIAHHLTYLFPGMEISGHYLFRITRDADFPVREDESDDLLVAMEEEISKRRLEGFVCRLEIESAMPTDLREGLMQELQVAEEDIYELDGVLDLKDLFFFLSMPLPQLKDQPWSAVTPPRLKSVERGEESIFSAIRKRDVLVHHPYESFSASVQAFVEKAALDPHVLTIKMTLYRTSGDSPIVRSLIAAAENGKQVVALVEIKARFDEKNNIIWARKLEDAGVHVVYGVVGLKTHTKTTLVVRQEGDRIRRYVHIGTGNYNPKTSKLYTDLGILSARDDLGADLTDVFNFLTGYSRQTNYRRLLVAPLTLRQGMLQLIEREVAHVKAGEPGRIIAKMNSLVDAEMIRALYRASQAGVEIDLIVRGICCLRPGVPGVSDRIRVISVIGRFLEHARIFYFTNNGEEEIYIGSADWMPRNLDRRVEAVTPVLDTDAVQELKDILEIMLADNRFAWDLGADGQFVQRQPSEGEPVISTHDQLMERTLKRDRGGTIDSIA